AAACCAGCTCTTGCAGAGGAAGAGGAACCGCGCATTCCAGGAGTGGCTGGCGGACCTGAAAAAGAAGGCCTCAATCAAGGACTTCCGCGGCTACTACGGCTATTAGACGGGGCATGAACGCACGAGGCCGGTGCCTGAGCACCGGCCTCTTTTCTTTTTGAGACTCAGCTTCTGCGCAGGGTTGGCGCTCAGAATTTCATATTGGCGAATTCGCCATAGAGTGACAACACCGCCGGCAGGTACTCCCGTGTTTCGCGCGGCAAGACCTTATCATCCCTCCCACTCTTTACCCACAGGGCAGCCCATTTCTCGCCCCCGTTGTAGGCGGCCAACCCACCGTCCACATCGTAGTACTCGATCTGGCTGGCTAGGTAGCGGGCCCCGAGCCGGATGTTGTAGATAGGGTTAAACAGCACCTCTTCCGGCGAGCTCCAGGTAATGCCCTCGTAGCTGGCCAAAAACATGCCAGTGGCCGGCATGATCTGCATCAGACCCATGGCCCCAGCAGGTGAAACGATCTCCGGATTCCACGTGCCAGCGGTCTCATGGGTGATGGCCGCGCAGAGCAGGTCGATGTCCAAATTGGTGTACTTCAGCGACATGTTGTAGATCTCGTTGGCGATCTCATAGCGCTGGCTTGATGGCATCGCCGGATTGTACATCTGGATGATGGCCATCACCTTCTGGATATTGTACTGCCGAATGCTGTCAGCGTTGAGCGAAGCCCGTAGTTGTTGGATCGATTCCTCCAATACTTCAACTTGGTGTTTTGGCGCGAATCCTACTATGCGCAGCACCAGCCCCCCAATGGCAACGAAGCCGACGACTGCTGTCGCTGCGAGCACGCCACGTATCAGTCGCCTATGTTTGTTCTTACGATTTCCCATGCCACACTCTCCTTCCAAGCACTTCTACCCCATAATATAGTGCAAAGGCAAGCCGCCATTACCAAAATCGGAGGCGAACTTGCCGCTCCAATCACGCAAAAGCCTCTGACGCACAACCTGCCCCTTACCAGGGCAAAAAAGAAACCGAGCTTTGATTGAACCGGGATTAGGGGGGTTACCGGTTTCGGAGTATCAAGCTCGGCTTCTTAAGTCGCAACCGAGCTTTGAACTTGAACCGGGATTAGGGGGGTTACCGGTATCAGGGGGTCAGGCTCGGTTGCGTGCATAATATATAAAAACCGCCCTCCCGTGTCAAGTACTTTTTTTCTGCGCGGTGATTTTTCTGCTCCCGCAATAGTACTGCCAAGCCCTGGCGGTACGAGGCTCTGTACTGCGGCGTCGGTAGGTTCTTAAAGATCCCAAGTTTTGGCCGGTCCTGGGGGGAAGCTGTGCATCGCGCAGCCCTCGCGCAAGAGACCTTCCCCTGCGGGTTTCCTCACTCCCTGGTAACAGTGGCCAGGGCGCGGAATTGCTGCGGGGTGATTTCCTCGCGCGCCAGCCGGCGCACGTCGCGCATCTTCACGCCGATTTGCAGGCGAGTGGCCTGCGGGTCGCTGTATGCCCCCACCTCCAGCAGCACCAACACGGCTTCCTGATCTGACAGGAACGACAAGGCCGGACAATAGCGCCCCAACAGGGCGACCAGGTCGTTTTCCACCTTGGCCAGTCTCGCCTCCCGGGCCAGCTTTTCTTGTGCAGCCCTTTGGCGCTCTTGGCGGCTCCTTTTCGCCTCCTGGGCGGTATCCGCCCCTGCTGTGTCGGAAGACGCCGGCAGTCTCAATTCCGTTTCGCGCTGGGCGAGCCCTAATGCCCGCAGGGCCCTCCCTACTTCCTCCAACTGCTTCTGCATTTCCATCGCCTTGGCTTGGCTTTCCATCATTTTGCGGTAGGTTTCGTCCAAACCCGTGACCGCGGAATGGGTGGGTACACGGTAGCCGCACATGAGCACCACCCCCAGTTCAGGCACCCGCAGGGCGCGGGTCGGTCCGCCGTAGAGAGTGCTTCCTAGCGAAGAACGCAGGTAGCTGTCCACGACGTCCGCCAAGATGGCGAGCTCCGAGTCCACAGGACCCTCTCCCTTTTCCTCTATGAAACGGAGGGCACGGACTGCCAGCGCCGGCGAACCACCACCTCTGCGCATGCTCAGTATGTCGGCGAAGCGCGCCGAGGCGATTAAGCGGCGGGTCTGCGTGGGGGAGTGGGCATCTCTTCCCCGCCGCATAGTGGGAACGTAGAACCCTGTGAGCTGAAAATCTACCACAACCGTCACGCGATGCTCCGGCCGGAGATTGTTCATGGCACCTGCCCAGCGGGAGAAAAAAACCGCAAGTGCCGTCTTCGCTGAATCCACCGCCCGCCCTATGGTGGTTTGCCTCTTTTGCGTCACCTGTTCGATGAGCCCTGCCACATCTGGGTAGGCCTTGCTCCGGTCCGGGGGACGGGCACTGTCGAGTTCCACCGCGTACTGGGTCACCGTGTACGGAACGCTGAATAGGACACCGTGACCCTCCAACCACAGTCCCCTGGTCTCCGTGCGAGCGGAAGGTGCCTGGCCCAAAAGCAGGCGGTCCAGAATCCGCTCCATGGTCCTGAGGTCCTCCGTGGAAACGCGCTGGGCATGGCAAAAGGGGACACGACACGCGCCCAGCAGCACAACGCAGAGTACGCTCAGGGTAGGTCTGAGCCAGATCACGTGCTTCACCTTCGTTCTCCTTCTCCTGCCTCGCCTCAGGGCCCAGGCCCCGAGGCTCCGCCGTCACATGCGAAATATGATCCCAGGCGTCTCGAAACGTGGATTGACGACCGTGCTATAGATTGAGCCGAACGTGTAACTGATGCCAAAGCTGACAAAATAGTTGTAGGAGGTTTCTAGCTGCCGTTGACGGAGCAACACTTCCTCCAGGGAAGCGCCGCGCCGGGGCAACGAGAGCTGGTCGCGCAGAAAGGTAACGTAGCCACCAGTGGTGAAGCGGAGTCCTTTGAACACCCGCACCTCTAGGGAGGCGCTGAGTTCCAGGTGGTACTTCCTTGCATCGTGCAAATAGTTCGCCGCCTCCAAGGATGAACTCACCGATCCCCATGGGCGTTTGATCACGTAGGCCGCGGTCAAGCTTTGGTCAAAAAGGTTCTCAGCCGTTTTCAAAAAGATAGTCTCTTCGTGATAGCGGCATTTTTGAGCTCCGAGCCCGTATTGGAAGGTGAGCTGGCGATGCGTGGACTGGCTATAGGGGAAAAAGTCGAACTCCACAGCCGGTGCAACGCGGAGTCCGAGGTCAATGTTGTCATAGGTAGACCACCACGCAGAGGCACGCCCGCCAATCGACAAGTGGTCATCGATGCTGCGCACCACCATTGCCCTAGCCCCGCCGCCGCGCTGAATGTTGACCACTGTGTAGTCATCTCCAATCTCATACCGACTCTCACTGTAGTAGTCGGTCACTGAGAGTCGGACTTTCCAGGCATCAGTAGTTTTGTTTGCAGAAAGACTTGTGGAGAGGTAGTGGTTCTTGTACGACTTTTCTCCGCTGCTATAACCCCGCAGATAGAGGCTGAACGTCCAATACTTCCATGGGTCCACCACCTTCTTGGCGGCCGTGTCTGGTGGGGCGGTATAGGAGACGGCCAGCCTTTCCGCGGCCTCCGTGTGCATCAAGTAAGGGATGAGACCGATTCTCATGTGGCGCACCAGGCCGCGGCGTATCTCGTCTTCGGTGGCGCGCTGTCCTGCGACGTAGCGAAGGGTGTCCTCCCGCCCAGCAAAGGTGCGCAGGCCAATGAAGTTCAGCGTGAATTCGGTCCCTCCGCCGCCGGTCTCCTGGGAGGTGATGAGCACGTGCACATCGGCGTCTTTGCGGTCCCGGACATGGTTGACGTAGTTGAGCTCAGTGCGAAAAAACTCCTGGTCACAGAAATAGTCAGGGCAATCGATAAACACGTTGATGGTTCTCGGCTTTTGCGCCTGGGCCCAACCCCAGTCGGTCGCCACCCACAGGAGGGACCAAACGGTCAACAGCGGGAGGTACGATAGTAGGCCTTTTTTCGGGGAATCCATTGGCTATCTCCTTCCGGTTCGTTCTCCCCAGCGAGCTCCTCGCCTTCCGTCCGGTGGTCATTTTGGCCAGAGGCGCTGCTCGTACGAGGCCATGCGGGCAATCTCTTCAAGCATGCGGTCGGTACGCTCCAGCCGCGTCATGGTGCGGAGATGGAGGTCTTCGAGTCCGCGCCCTACCAGGCCCAAGTCAATCTGGCGCTGGTATTCGATCTGCCGCGCAAAATCGTTCAGCGTGCGGGCAAAGTCCAGACGCTGACGCTGCTCGCTGGCGCGCACCATTTCTGCCGCCGCCTCGAGAGTGGCGCGATGGAGTGCCTCCAGCATCTCCAGAGTCACCGTCGGCGCAGGGCGCCGCAAGAGGCTGGCGCTGAAGGTGAAACGACCCTCCTGGTAGGAAACCGTGGTGTTGCTCACCGCCAGGAGCAAGAAAAGAGCCACCAGTGCGAAACCTACGGCCAAACCGACGCGCCGCCATCCACGAAACGTTTCCAGAAGGTGCGGCACGAGGGGCTGCCGCACGTCCACAAAGGTTAGGCCCAGGTGTGGGTCCTCATCCGGCCACTGGGCCAAAATGGACCGCGTCTCCTGCAAGCGGTGGAATTCCGCGTCACAGGTCTGACAAGCATCCAGATGCGCGCGCACCTGCGCGCTGGCCTCCT
This genomic window from candidate division KSB1 bacterium contains:
- a CDS encoding capsid morphogenesis B protein, translating into MKHVIWLRPTLSVLCVVLLGACRVPFCHAQRVSTEDLRTMERILDRLLLGQAPSARTETRGLWLEGHGVLFSVPYTVTQYAVELDSARPPDRSKAYPDVAGLIEQVTQKRQTTIGRAVDSAKTALAVFFSRWAGAMNNLRPEHRVTVVVDFQLTGFYVPTMRRGRDAHSPTQTRRLIASARFADILSMRRGGGSPALAVRALRFIEEKGEGPVDSELAILADVVDSYLRSSLGSTLYGGPTRALRVPELGVVLMCGYRVPTHSAVTGLDETYRKMMESQAKAMEMQKQLEEVGRALRALGLAQRETELRLPASSDTAGADTAQEAKRSRQERQRAAQEKLAREARLAKVENDLVALLGRYCPALSFLSDQEAVLVLLEVGAYSDPQATRLQIGVKMRDVRRLAREEITPQQFRALATVTRE
- a CDS encoding zf-HC2 domain-containing protein; translation: MTCEECRNKLPDYLYEELEEEASAQVRAHLDACQTCDAEFHRLQETRSILAQWPDEDPHLGLTFVDVRQPLVPHLLETFRGWRRVGLAVGFALVALFLLLAVSNTTVSYQEGRFTFSASLLRRPAPTVTLEMLEALHRATLEAAAEMVRASEQRQRLDFARTLNDFARQIEYQRQIDLGLVGRGLEDLHLRTMTRLERTDRMLEEIARMASYEQRLWPK
- a CDS encoding transglycosylase SLT domain-containing protein, with amino-acid sequence MGNRKNKHRRLIRGVLAATAVVGFVAIGGLVLRIVGFAPKHQVEVLEESIQQLRASLNADSIRQYNIQKVMAIIQMYNPAMPSSQRYEIANEIYNMSLKYTNLDIDLLCAAITHETAGTWNPEIVSPAGAMGLMQIMPATGMFLASYEGITWSSPEEVLFNPIYNIRLGARYLASQIEYYDVDGGLAAYNGGEKWAALWVKSGRDDKVLPRETREYLPAVLSLYGEFANMKF